Genomic segment of Methanosarcina vacuolata Z-761:
ATGATGTCTTACTTCAACGTTATTACTCATTGATACATTGTCTCCAATTTCAACCGGGCCGATTAACTTACAAAAATTTGAAATACGAACGTTTTTCCCGAAAACATACTTTCGAGTTAGCAATTCAATGAAGTAGACATCTTTCCCGATATATGGAACTGAAGCACATTTTATAAAAGGAAATAATATAAGCCCTCTAATTTTCCATAATGGTCTTAATGATGTATCTATAAATATTAATTTTGTCATTAATAAGATAATAGGAGTTACGACTCCATCAATTGCTATTGCTATATATTTACCTGTTTTTAGTAAATAAGAACCGCTAATTATTTTTGGCAGATAAACAGCTATATTCTTTTGCTCAATCATGATTTTTTTCAGCTCATTTAAGCTTTATTAGTTAGAATGCGTTTCAGAGTACGCATATTGAAAACTATTCTTACGAAGATCTCTCATTAGCATATTATAAATCATAATTTACTATATTACGAAAAAATATCTACATTTATAATCAAATTCGACTTTACATAGCTATTCTTATCAAACTAGATAAATTCAATAGAATTTTATTTCCTTATGAATAATAGTTTCTAAATATTTTGAGTCTCATTCATACAGTATGCTGATTTTTTCTGTAAACTCACAAATATCCAGAAATTATTGGGTAAAAAATTTCATGTCTTAATGTCTTAAGCTCAAAACAATATCCAATGTACAAATTGGCTTTGTGGAAATTCTGTGTTTCTGGTGCAAAAAATCTAGACTTATTGCATAGATTTATTGCGAAATGAGTGTAAACTTTCACAATTAGGTAAACTGATTCTTTTCGTCACTGGGAAAATTAAATAGAGAGTCTCAATTGCGCAAACTACTCCTAAGTTAAAGACTCAGGGTTTTTACGCTTCTTCATATAAATCTATGAAATCCGGACAAAGAAGATGTGATGATTTCTAAGTCCCGAAAAACCGGGCAGGCGGCCCGAAGCTTATCCCATCCTTTTGGGTTGGGTGGCTGTCTGCAATATAATATAAAAATACTTAAAAACTTCTTTGACCTTGTTTATTTTGTCCTAACTTTTTGTAATTAGTAATCATAAGAATAATTTATTCTATTATGTTTATTTATCGGCTAGTTTTCTAATTATATACTAAAAAATTAGTAAAATTTGAATGATTCACTCCGTAATAAACGTCTATACCCAAAATGGCTCAAGTAGTTCTACTCTAGGGTTATTTTAGAGACGAATATTTTAGTGTATAGAAAAATTCGAAAAATGCCAATTTTTGGTTGGTTGTTTATAATGAATATAAGCAATTTGTTAAAGTTAGAGGTTTATCGAAATTCATTTCAAAAACAATATACTAGGAGGGGTTTAACAGGCTAACAAGTATAATTTCGTCGAGCATACTTTCTTCCAGTGCTCTCTCAATTCTAACTGCACCAGGACTTCCTAAATTCAGGCTCGTAGCTGTAATTGGATTGATTTTCTTTCTTTCGCTTAAGGAGATTCTGTCAGCATCAAAGTTTCAGGGAAAAGCTCTGGAAAGTTCTTTAAATATGGGGATTGGGCCACTGTTGGTATCTTTCATTGCAATTCTTGTCTATAAAATTGCAGTGATTTGATTTTGTAACTGGTGGTTTATTCGGGGTTTTTGATATTTTTCATCTTAATCCTCATATTTTTTTTGCACCACGTTTATAGGTAGAAGCGTAAAACCCCGAAGTCTTTAGCTTAGGGGTAGTTCACTGATTCTCTTAACTGATCTCTCCTTCTTTTTCTCTTCTTTCCTTAAAGGAGTATAAATCCAAAAAACATCAAAGCAGCCCGAGGCCAGGACCAAGATGAGGAATAACTCCAAACAAAAATATATTTACAAAGCCGTGGATAAGTGTTATCAACGGCAGGCTTCGGGTTTTGTAGAACATATAACCTATGATGGCTCCTACAAATAATGTGTATAATACTTCATAAAAAGTTCCATAGGCGGAGTGCATGAAGCCGAAAAGAATGCTTGAAAGTATTATTCCTCTCCATGCTCCATAGATCTTATTGAGTCTTGTCTGAATAATCGACCTGAATATTACTTCTTCTATAAGCCCTACAAAGAAGACCATAACCACTGCTAGCTTTAAGAGGTTCAGTGGGGAGAGATCTGGAATAAGGTATCCTGCCTGGATGACCATGTATTCCCCTATCCCTAATCCGAAGCCTATCAGTACCGAAAGTGGGAGATAAAACCATATCTTACTGAGAGTAAGTCCCATATCTTCACGTGTCAACTTCTGATAGGCGACATTAATCGTTACCGGGATTGCCAGGGGAGCATAGATAAAAATAAAAGAGTAAAGGGTTGTGTCAAAAAAGATAGGCATCGAGAGGCTGACTAGGCGAAGGAGTGGAAGAAGCATCAGGGCCTGGTAGGTCTTATAAATGTCTTCGTTTTTTGTGAGTGTTGTGGAAAGAGAGAGGCCTATCAGGATGGCCATGTGTATCCAGAGAGCTTCGTTTATCTTCCCAAAATATATCAGGACTTCTGCAAAAGTCATGGCAAGAATAGGGATTCCCACATAAACTTTCTTATTCCTGATTTTCAGGTTTTCAAGCTCATTAGTTTCCTGATATTCTGCTTCCAGACAGCTTATATTTTCCTTGTTCTTAGCAGGAAGTTCCAAGTTTTTGATTTTCAAACCCCCTGTTTTTTAGTTACATTGATCCATAGAGGCAGGTTTCTATAAGGCATGTTTTTTTCACGAAACCTACCATTTTCTTTATGTTGTAGCCTGCTATTCTTATGATCTGTATTTGAACTCAAAGCCAAATCGGTTCAATGAAAATAGCGTCATCATTATAAAAAAACAAATAAATGAGACGAATACAAAAGATGATATTAAATAATGAAGAAGGCCCGTTTCCTGGAAACCTATGTTCATCATTGAGAATATGCTAATGGGTTTATTGTATACTGGATAGAAATAAGTACAACTGGCGCCACAGGCATCGTCCAGCAATAGATGAGAAAAGAAAGCAGCTTCGCCAAAAAGGCCTAGGTATATTGCCTTACTAATTTCTCTATATGCAATATATCCTACAAGTGTTCCGAACAGGATTGCAAAAAAACTGAATAGAAGTGAATGTGTTGGAAATGTGCCAATCCAGCAATGCCCCATAGTGCCATTTACAAGTAAATTATAAACGGCTGTGATGTCTGGAAATAGCGAACATAAGCTACCTACAAATAGTAACAACATTAAAGGCATTAAACTCCCAAAAGAGGATCCCTCACGAAAAATTGATCTAACAGTCGCATACACAGCTACTGCACTGATACAGAATATAAAAAACAGTATATGTACAATTGGATAAGGCATAGTAAGCCCCTCTTTTGAAATAGATTTTATATCGGGCAGGCAACTGATTTTTTAATATTTTACTACTTTGATTTTTGTCATCTGTGTAATATCTGATATTTAATTAAAAGTAATACCATCTATAAAACAGCTAGAGAAAATGTATTTAGAAACTATTGTCATAATTGTATACACTCAATTGGCATGAAAGTACGGAACAAAACTGGCTTACAATACGCTTTTTAATTTTCTGCTCCTTATCAAATTTAAACCTTCTATGGCAATTTGATGATTAGTTTAGCAATGGTTTGAAAAAACATAGTTAGGACAACCTTACTATCCAAGGTAATGACACAGTCGATAGTCAAAAGGGATGAGGTGAAAAGTACTTTCGTTTCTTTGTGCCTGCAATTCGAAGAATATCATGTGCGTTTAATACTTAATTAAATTCTTATATTTTTCAATAAGTATGTGAGATTTACTTTTATCCATAACAACTTATAGGGACAGTATGCCAATTTTTCTGAAAAACTACAAATTTTCAAAAGTGGTTGGGGAGAAAATTCCATGCCGGAAGATCAATTTTTTCCATAGTATGCAAAAACTTGACTTTAAATTTACAGCAACTTTGATTTGCACTAACATTTATAATTATTTAATCTAGTTTTTCATGTCTATAATTATTCCTATTTTGTGTTTACTAACCATTTATATCGTTTTATTCTCTAGTTAGTGTATTAATTAGTGAACATATTATTAAAAATATTAAATTGTTATAACGTCTGGTTAATAACAGAGTTGTGTGGGATCTTTTGGTCTCCTGTTTGAAAGGATGAAAATTGGAAATGCATCTGACATAGTTGTTACTTTCGAAAATTTGGACTATGAAACCTGAATCTAAATTATTTGATTTTTCACTTTGAGATAGCTAGCCTGGAAAATAGTTTTCTATCTCATCTTTGAAGATCAATATCAGTTTCATAAGCTGGAATTTTGAGCCGTCATCATATGAGAATAGGGGACCTTGCACTTGACTCTTATTGCCGCGCTGTCTGCGTACAGTATAGGTCACGTGATTTATGAAGTCTTTCTGGGTTGCAAAGAATACGTGAATAATGATATTTATAAGAATAATTTTACTGAAATCGATTGTGGGGATGATCAGGGATTTATTAAAAGCTAATACTTTTACTCAATTTTTAAAGTAAAACATCTCTATAAAAATTTATAAGTTTGGGGGGGACTTAGAATGAAAAATGCACTGGTCATAGATCTTGAGCACTGGTACTCTAATGAATTTTTGATAGATTATCTTCCACCTGAAAAGGTTGATCAGGATCTTGAAGCCGTAAAGCCTATTCTAGATTTGTTAGATAAATACAATTTACGTGTGACATTTTGTGTACTTGGTACTTTTGCTGAAAGACATCCTGAACTAGTAAAATACATCCATGAGAAGGGGCACGAGATTCAATCACATGCCTATTCACATAAGACCCTTCATGAGTTAGGCAAAGATGCTTTTGAGGATGAAATTATAAAATCGGTTAATCTTCTGGAGTCAATTACCGGAGAAAAGCCAATTGGTTTTCGTGCACCCAGTTTTTCAATAGACAATTCTACTAAATGGGCTTTTGAAGTTCTGGGGAAATATGGATTCAAATATGATTCAAGTATCTTTCCTATAAAAACAATGTTGTATGGTGAGCCCAAAGCTCCTGTAAACATTTATAGGCCTTCTAAAGATAATGTGACAAAAAATGATCCAAACGGCAACATTATAGAATTTCCGATGACAGTTCTTAATTTTGGTATAAATTTCCCTCTGGCTGGTGGCTTTTATCTTCGTGTTTTACCACTCTGGTTTTTAATATTTGGTATTAAATATATTAATAAAAAGAGGCCAGCTATCGTTTATATTCACCCCTGGGAAACTTATCCGAAAACTCCCCGTCTAAAATTACCTTTATTTTCAAGATTTGTCGCTTATTATGGAATAAATTCTAGCTTATTAAAACTTGAAGGATTGTTAAAAGAATTTCACTTTACCAATATTAAAGAAATTTTAGACAACTCTTGCTCTCAGGCATATTTAAAACCTTAACTCCACTATAAATAAGGAATAACCTCTTCAGATGAGCCGGTCTAACTTGTGTTTTTACTTTTTTGGCATGCATTTATATTAGCTTCATCAGTTCTAGAAAAGATTAAGCTTATTGTGATTTTGAAAACGAAGAGAAGCTTGTTGCCTTGGTATATACTTATACCTAAAGTATCACAGTAGGTGAATTTGTAACTCATAGTGTAACAAAACAAAGACCAAAATATATTAGATGCATTTTTGTCCGAGTTGCACGTGTAATATCCAGAAATTTTGGATATCTGGTGTGGAAGTCATATTCTGTTTATTCGCCTACATTTTAGATTATTATCATAAGAAAACTCGTCTATAATTATTCCTACTTTATGTTTACTACACCTTTATATCTTTTGGTTTTCTAGTTAGTGTATTAATTTATTGATATATTATTAAAAATATTAGCCTGTTGTAAAGTTTGGTTGATAACGGAGTTGTGTGGGGTATTTTAATTCCTTTTAAAGGGAGTGAAAATTGTAAATGTATCTAGTGTATGGGTTGTCATTTTTAAAAATTTCGACAACTATGTTTAAATTTGGAGTTGTTTGATTTTTCGCTTTAAGATAGCTGGTCTTTGAGATAGCTGGTAATTTTATATCTTAAGGCCGGGAACAATTCCATAAGCTGGGGATTTAGAGCCATTATCATCTTAGATAAGAGGGATTCTGAGTTTGATTCTTATGATTATACCTGCGTACAATGAGGATCTGTGATTCCGGGTTAAAATGGAGTCTCATAAATATAGTTTCGAAAGATGAACTTGGATACAAATTCAGTGAAAGGTTTTAGAAGTGGGAATCTATGGAAGAACCTGAGGAAATTAATGTACGGGAACTTATGGAGTATCATGGTTACAGTGGTTCATCTGGTGTAATTAAATTTTATTTTCTTTATGCAGTTAACTGGATATTGCAGACGATGGCTAAAGTTTGTCCGCATTTTGGGATATCTGTAAAACTCCAGCGGATGAGGGGTGTAAAAATTGGAAAACACGTATTTTTAGGGTCTGGAGTTCATCTCGATGATCTATATCCTGAGTTAATTACAATAGAAGATTACGTTGGTATAGGGATGGGGACAATGGTCTTTGCACATTCAAACCCCACCTGTTCCCAATATCTTAAAACAAATTACTATCCAAGGGAAGTAAAACCTGTAACTGTAAAAAGAGGTGCTTGGATTGCTCCTGGGAGTATAATTCTTGCAGGAATTACAATAGGGGAAAATAGTGTTGTTGGAGCTGGGAGTGTTGTTATGAAAAATGTAGAACCCAATACGGTTGTAATTGGCTGCCCTGCTAGAGTTCTAAAAAAACTTGAGTGATCAACGGCGATAGTTTTCGTTACAGCAAATTAAATTCACAAAAGTCAAGGATACTTTATACTGAATTTAAAAGATCAAGTTGTAGGGGCATCTTTAGGGGGATTTTCCTTGAGAATATTACGTGTTGCAGCTGATCTATATCCCTCTGTGATGGGGGGAATAGGGCTTCATGCTCATGAAATGTCAAAAGAACAGATAAATATGGGGCACAATTTAACTGTCTATACTTGTATTGATTCTAATCCTGTAATCTCATCTACTTATAACTATGATGTCCATGGATTTAAGCCATTTATGCAAATATTTGGAAATTCTATTGCACCCAGCATGATTCTGGATTTGTTCAAAAACATGCATAATTACGATATAATACATGCTCATTCTCATTTATGTTTTTCAACAAATCTTTGCGCGATACTTCGAAAAATGGGTTCGTCTCCCTTGGTGATTACAACCCATGGAGGATTAAATTCTCAAAGGGCTCCGAAGTTAGTTCAGAATGTATACAATGCAACCGTAGCAAAAATGACTTTTGATGCTGCTGACAAAATTATTTGTTATACAGACATTGAAAAAAGTGAAATGATAGACTTTGGCGTTAAACCGGAAAAAATAGCTGTAATCCATAATGGTATTGATACTGATCGATTTATTCCTCTTAAAGAACCAGACTTCAAGAAGAAAAACCTGTTATGGATTGGGAGATACGTTCCTGGAAAAGGTGTTGAATACTTAATTGAGGCATTTAGTCTCTTAAAGCAGAAATACCCTGAAGTATCTCTTACAATGGTTGGAAGGGGTCCTAAAAAAGAAAAAATTATGCAACGAATCAATGAATTGAATCTGCAAAATAGTATTACAATAAAAGATTTTGTTCCGAATTCGGAGATTGTTCAGTTATATCATAGCTCAAATGTTTTACTATTACCAAGCCTCAGAGAAGGCGTTCCAAGAGTTATTTTGGAAGCCATGTCATGTGGCATTCCTGTTGTATGTACTGGATTACCACACCTAGTTGATATCGTTGATGGCAGTGGGTTTCTTGTGCCTTTAAAAGATCCAGATACGCTGGCAGAAAAAACGTCTCAAATATTGTCTGACCCTACTTTAGCAAAAAAATTTGGTGAAAATGGGAGAAAAAAGGTTGTAGAAAATTATTCGTGGAAAGATACTGTGCAAAAAACAATGAAATTATATGCAGAGTTGATTTAAGTGCCAAAGATGGTTGTTACTGAAGGAGCAGGCTTTATCGGATTGCATATTGCAGCATATCTTGTAAAAAAATAGCCATAAGGCATACTGGAAAAAATAATATATTTATTTGGGGGGTTGAGTTAAGTGTCAAAGATAGTTGTCACTGGGGGAGCAGGTTTTATTGGGTCACATATCGCAGAGAGTTTCGCAAAAGATGGGCATGAGATTATCATTGTGGATAATCTTGATCCTTATTATTCAGTTGATCTAAAACTAAGAAACATAGATCTTGTCCTTAGGAGTGGAGATGCCAGTTTCATTCAGGCTGATGTAAGAAACCTTGGAAGAATGAGAGAAATAATTGATAACACGGTAGATTATGTGTACCATGAAGCAGCTCAGGCAGGAGTCCGAATTTCAGTCGATGACCCATTTAAATCAAATGAAGTGAACGTGTTGGGCACTCTGAATGTGCTTCGAGCTTCACTGGAAGCAGATGTTAAAAAGGTAATCAATGCTTCTTCGTCTTCGATTTATGGGAAAGTTAAATATCTTCCTTTTGATGAGCAGCATCCAGCTGAGCCTGTTTCTCCTTATGGCGTCAGCAAACTTGCAGCAGAACACTATTGCAGGGTTTTTAATGAAGTATATGGCCTGCCTACAACTTCATTGCGTTATTTTACTGTATATGGGCCCAGGATGAGGCCTGACCTTGCGATTTCAATATTTACCCGAAAAATGCTTTCAAATGAACCTATTACTGTTTTTGGTGACGGAGAACAGACCAGGGATTTTACTTATATTGAAGATGTAGTGGAAGCAAATAAAAGGCTTCTTGATAACAAAGCCACTGATGGGAAAGTTCTGAATATCGGAAGTGGAAATCGGATCAGCGTTAATGACCTGATCGAAAATTTAAGGGATATTACCTTTTCAAATTCGTGTGTACTAAATGCCGGAAAGCAAAAAGGCGATGCAGAAATTACACTTGCTGATGTTGATTTTGGGAATAAACTGATTGGATATACACCATTGTTTGATATCAAGAAAGGTCTGAATAAATTTGTAGACTGGGTCCGAGCTGAACAGGATTTATGGGGCCGTAGAGAAGAAGTGGTTATGTTGCCATCTGCATAAAACTCAGGGGGAAGTGGGACTTATGGGCTCAGTAAATAAGTTAAGATTACTTCATGAGGCTCGAAGAAATCAGTGGCTTAAGCCTTCAGAACTTGAGGAATTGCAGACTAAAAAACTCAGGTCAATAGTGAAGCATGCCTATGAAAATACTGAGTTTTATCATAAAAAATTCAAAGAGGCAGGGATTTATCCTGATGATATCAGGACACTAAATGATCTATCAAAGATTCCTTTTACAACAAAAGAAGAACTTAAACAACAAAAACTTGAAGCAAGGCTATCAAAAGGTACCAATTTAAGAAAATGCGTGGTTAATCAGACAAGTGGTTCGACTGGAATCCCTTTAGTAGTTGTATTTGATGAAGCGGCAGATGATTTTAGTAAAGCTATTAATCTACGTTCTCATATCGAAAATGGATTAAAATTAAGGAGCAGATGGGTTGTTTTTGCAAATCCCTACCGTCATCATAAACCCCTTTGGTTTCAAAAATTAAAATTTTATCATCCTATTACAATGTCTCCATTTGAACATATGGACGTGTTAGTCGATAAATTAACAAAATTTAAACCAGAGGTACTTGATGGTTACACTTCTTCAATTGGACAGTTAGCAGAAGCTGTTAAAACAGATGATATCAGAGGTATTAATCCTAAAGTTGTGTTTGGAACATCTGAGCTTTTAGACCCAGAAACTAGAAAACTTGTAAATTCTGTTTTTGATGTTGAGATGATTGACCACTTTGGTTGCGTAGAATTAAACAGGACCGCATGGGAATGCAGTGAACATGCTGGCTATCATATAGATACAGATGCTGTAGTTATGGAATTTATTGAGAATGGAGAAAATGTTTCCCCTGGAGAAAAAGGAGAAATCACATACACTGGATTGTATAACTATTGCATGCCTTTAATCAGATATAATATAGGAGATATTGGAATTCCAAGTGATGAATTGTGTCCTTGTGGAAGAGGTTTACCTCTTATGAAATTAATAGAAGGTAGGACAGATTCTTTTATGCATATGCCAGATGGCAGGACTCTTTCTCCAAGGACATGGCCAATAATACTTAAAAAATTTTTAGAAATTGAACAATTTAAGGTAATTCAGGAAAAAAAGGATCTTATTAGAGTATTGGTTGTTAAAAGCACTGGCTTCTCACAAAATACAATCTCTCAAATAAAATACGATATTAAGGAAATTATAGGCCCAGAAGTCAATGTTAATGTAGAGATTGTTGATGAAATTCTGAAGGAGAATTCAGGTAAAGTTAGGTGTGCAGTTTCAAATGTAAAAGTCAATTGATGATCATTATGAGTGATAATATTTTGGTTTGTACAACTGAATATTATCCACATAGTTGCAATTGCAAATGTAACATTCAATATAAAATGAACTCTAAAAAAAAGAATATATAATGCTATTAGTGAGTTGATAATACGAAAACAAAAAATCTGCTCATAATAAGCAA
This window contains:
- a CDS encoding acyltransferase; this translates as MIEQKNIAVYLPKIISGSYLLKTGKYIAIAIDGVVTPIILLMTKLIFIDTSLRPLWKIRGLILFPFIKCASVPYIGKDVYFIELLTRKYVFGKNVRISNFCKLIGPVEIGDNVSMSNNVEVRHHTVIGNHVGIGPNTLFITDTHQLGSEKERVGKHITKKIIIEDGCWIGANVIILGGVTIGAGSVIAAGSIVATNVKPNSLVVGDRAKEIRTLRGMSSLRRIQRTTTQLKTE
- a CDS encoding CPBP family intramembrane glutamic endopeptidase, with protein sequence MKIKNLELPAKNKENISCLEAEYQETNELENLKIRNKKVYVGIPILAMTFAEVLIYFGKINEALWIHMAILIGLSLSTTLTKNEDIYKTYQALMLLPLLRLVSLSMPIFFDTTLYSFIFIYAPLAIPVTINVAYQKLTREDMGLTLSKIWFYLPLSVLIGFGLGIGEYMVIQAGYLIPDLSPLNLLKLAVVMVFFVGLIEEVIFRSIIQTRLNKIYGAWRGIILSSILFGFMHSAYGTFYEVLYTLFVGAIIGYMFYKTRSLPLITLIHGFVNIFLFGVIPHLGPGLGLL
- a CDS encoding metal-dependent hydrolase; protein product: MPYPIVHILFFIFCISAVAVYATVRSIFREGSSFGSLMPLMLLLFVGSLCSLFPDITAVYNLLVNGTMGHCWIGTFPTHSLLFSFFAILFGTLVGYIAYREISKAIYLGLFGEAAFFSHLLLDDACGASCTYFYPVYNKPISIFSMMNIGFQETGLLHYLISSFVFVSFICFFIMMTLFSLNRFGFEFKYRS
- a CDS encoding polysaccharide deacetylase family protein; translation: MKNALVIDLEHWYSNEFLIDYLPPEKVDQDLEAVKPILDLLDKYNLRVTFCVLGTFAERHPELVKYIHEKGHEIQSHAYSHKTLHELGKDAFEDEIIKSVNLLESITGEKPIGFRAPSFSIDNSTKWAFEVLGKYGFKYDSSIFPIKTMLYGEPKAPVNIYRPSKDNVTKNDPNGNIIEFPMTVLNFGINFPLAGGFYLRVLPLWFLIFGIKYINKKRPAIVYIHPWETYPKTPRLKLPLFSRFVAYYGINSSLLKLEGLLKEFHFTNIKEILDNSCSQAYLKP
- a CDS encoding acyltransferase, which encodes MEEPEEINVRELMEYHGYSGSSGVIKFYFLYAVNWILQTMAKVCPHFGISVKLQRMRGVKIGKHVFLGSGVHLDDLYPELITIEDYVGIGMGTMVFAHSNPTCSQYLKTNYYPREVKPVTVKRGAWIAPGSIILAGITIGENSVVGAGSVVMKNVEPNTVVIGCPARVLKKLE
- a CDS encoding glycosyltransferase family 4 protein, translating into MRILRVAADLYPSVMGGIGLHAHEMSKEQINMGHNLTVYTCIDSNPVISSTYNYDVHGFKPFMQIFGNSIAPSMILDLFKNMHNYDIIHAHSHLCFSTNLCAILRKMGSSPLVITTHGGLNSQRAPKLVQNVYNATVAKMTFDAADKIICYTDIEKSEMIDFGVKPEKIAVIHNGIDTDRFIPLKEPDFKKKNLLWIGRYVPGKGVEYLIEAFSLLKQKYPEVSLTMVGRGPKKEKIMQRINELNLQNSITIKDFVPNSEIVQLYHSSNVLLLPSLREGVPRVILEAMSCGIPVVCTGLPHLVDIVDGSGFLVPLKDPDTLAEKTSQILSDPTLAKKFGENGRKKVVENYSWKDTVQKTMKLYAELI
- a CDS encoding NAD-dependent epimerase/dehydratase family protein, with protein sequence MSKIVVTGGAGFIGSHIAESFAKDGHEIIIVDNLDPYYSVDLKLRNIDLVLRSGDASFIQADVRNLGRMREIIDNTVDYVYHEAAQAGVRISVDDPFKSNEVNVLGTLNVLRASLEADVKKVINASSSSIYGKVKYLPFDEQHPAEPVSPYGVSKLAAEHYCRVFNEVYGLPTTSLRYFTVYGPRMRPDLAISIFTRKMLSNEPITVFGDGEQTRDFTYIEDVVEANKRLLDNKATDGKVLNIGSGNRISVNDLIENLRDITFSNSCVLNAGKQKGDAEITLADVDFGNKLIGYTPLFDIKKGLNKFVDWVRAEQDLWGRREEVVMLPSA
- a CDS encoding phenylacetate--CoA ligase family protein; its protein translation is MGSVNKLRLLHEARRNQWLKPSELEELQTKKLRSIVKHAYENTEFYHKKFKEAGIYPDDIRTLNDLSKIPFTTKEELKQQKLEARLSKGTNLRKCVVNQTSGSTGIPLVVVFDEAADDFSKAINLRSHIENGLKLRSRWVVFANPYRHHKPLWFQKLKFYHPITMSPFEHMDVLVDKLTKFKPEVLDGYTSSIGQLAEAVKTDDIRGINPKVVFGTSELLDPETRKLVNSVFDVEMIDHFGCVELNRTAWECSEHAGYHIDTDAVVMEFIENGENVSPGEKGEITYTGLYNYCMPLIRYNIGDIGIPSDELCPCGRGLPLMKLIEGRTDSFMHMPDGRTLSPRTWPIILKKFLEIEQFKVIQEKKDLIRVLVVKSTGFSQNTISQIKYDIKEIIGPEVNVNVEIVDEILKENSGKVRCAVSNVKVN